In Streptomyces puniciscabiei, a single genomic region encodes these proteins:
- a CDS encoding LacI family DNA-binding transcriptional regulator, with protein MAEDVSRRQPTLDEVAERAGVSRSVASRVLNDAPHVSRAKREAVERAVRQLGYVPNPAARALATRQTGAAALIVAGEDPSIFADPFFAQVIVGASAALEEADLHLMLCLAASDRGRKRVEELLRSRGADGVMLMALREGDPLVRTAEEAKMPVVFGGRPVGSAPRRYVDVDNAGGAREATEYLLIRGRSRVATICGRLDTEVGRARYRGYRDAMLAAGLEPYPPWEGDFTEPGGAAAMAALLANRPEVNGVFAANDNMAAGVLRTLRQAGRPVPADVAVVGFDDLTVARIADPPLTTVHQPITALGREMARMLVTLINGQDPTPLILPTRLVTRSSA; from the coding sequence TCGGTGGCCTCCCGCGTCCTCAACGACGCCCCGCACGTCAGCCGCGCCAAGCGGGAGGCGGTCGAACGGGCCGTCCGGCAGCTCGGTTACGTGCCCAATCCGGCCGCACGCGCGCTGGCCACCCGCCAGACGGGAGCGGCCGCCCTGATCGTCGCGGGAGAGGATCCGTCGATCTTCGCGGACCCGTTCTTCGCCCAGGTGATCGTGGGGGCGTCGGCCGCTCTGGAGGAGGCCGACCTGCATCTGATGCTGTGCCTGGCCGCCTCCGACCGGGGGCGCAAGCGGGTGGAGGAACTCCTTCGGTCCAGGGGTGCCGACGGCGTCATGCTGATGGCGCTGCGCGAGGGAGATCCGCTGGTCCGTACGGCCGAGGAGGCGAAGATGCCCGTCGTGTTCGGCGGACGCCCGGTCGGTTCGGCTCCCCGGCGGTACGTGGACGTCGACAACGCCGGTGGAGCGCGCGAGGCCACCGAGTACCTGCTCATCCGTGGCCGGAGCCGTGTGGCCACGATCTGCGGGCGGCTGGACACCGAGGTCGGGCGCGCCCGGTACCGCGGCTACCGGGACGCCATGCTGGCAGCCGGCCTGGAGCCGTACCCGCCGTGGGAGGGGGACTTCACCGAGCCCGGCGGAGCCGCCGCCATGGCCGCACTGCTGGCGAACCGCCCTGAGGTCAACGGGGTGTTCGCCGCCAACGACAACATGGCGGCGGGAGTACTGCGCACCTTGCGCCAGGCCGGCCGGCCGGTCCCCGCCGACGTCGCAGTTGTAGGCTTCGACGATCTGACCGTCGCCCGGATCGCCGATCCACCGCTCACCACCGTCCATCAGCCCATAACGGCTCTCGGACGGGAGATGGCACGTATGCTCGTCACACTCATCAACGGGCAGGACCCCACCCCGCTGATCCTGCCCACCCGTCTGGTCACCCGCTCCAGCGCCTGA